In one window of Candidatus Avedoeria danica DNA:
- a CDS encoding Uma2 family endonuclease produces the protein MAVQVPSMPLRARRQVRWRFTADQYLALCDTGFIPPDQHTELIEGEIFVVPTPGPLHASCQMALTRLFMAREGDRFVVWTENAVRLGDDSVVRPDVALLRPEPNEYCLRVPNVSDVLLAVEVANTSLSHDRRRKLPLYARHGVPEVWLVSLPERRLEVHRDPHGRRYREMMVHGDGERVAPMCAPAVAVDVGVVLRVRFREGGEQH, from the coding sequence ATGGCCGTCCAAGTTCCTTCCATGCCGCTGCGTGCGCGCCGGCAAGTCCGCTGGCGGTTTACTGCCGACCAGTACTTGGCGCTGTGCGACACCGGCTTCATTCCGCCCGATCAGCACACCGAGTTGATCGAAGGCGAGATCTTCGTGGTTCCGACGCCCGGACCTCTCCACGCTTCGTGTCAGATGGCCCTGACCCGCCTATTCATGGCACGGGAAGGGGACCGATTCGTCGTCTGGACTGAAAACGCGGTCCGCCTCGGCGATGACTCGGTGGTCCGACCCGATGTCGCCCTCCTGCGCCCTGAGCCCAACGAGTACTGCCTCCGAGTGCCCAACGTCTCCGACGTCCTGCTGGCCGTGGAGGTCGCCAACACCTCGCTGTCCCACGACCGCCGCCGCAAGCTGCCGCTGTACGCGCGCCACGGCGTGCCCGAGGTCTGGCTCGTCAGCCTGCCGGAGCGGCGCCTCGAGGTCCACCGCGACCCGCATGGGCGGCGGTATCGTGAGATGATGGTGCATGGCGATGGCGAGCGCGTGGCGCCGATGTGCGCGCCGGCTGTGGCGGTGGACGTGGGGGTGGTGCTGCGGGTGCGGTTTCGGGAGGGTGGGGAGCAACATTGA
- a CDS encoding Uma2 family endonuclease, with protein MALYATGVLPSDQNTELIEGEIYVVPPPGPLHASSKTFLFHQFVLHLGDRGVVWVEDAVRLGDDSIVQPDVAILRPGLRQYRRRVPDAADVFLAVEVASTSLANDRRRKLPLYARHGVPEVWLVSLPEQRLEVHRDPHGRRYRDITVLKAGDVAAPLCAPDIEVDVAELL; from the coding sequence GTGGCCCTGTACGCTACCGGCGTCCTGCCGTCCGATCAGAACACCGAGCTGATCGAAGGCGAGATCTACGTCGTGCCACCGCCAGGCCCGCTGCACGCTTCGTCGAAGACGTTCCTCTTCCACCAATTCGTCCTGCACCTTGGCGATCGCGGCGTCGTTTGGGTCGAGGATGCCGTACGACTGGGTGATGACTCGATCGTCCAACCCGATGTCGCCATCCTGCGGCCTGGACTGCGCCAGTACCGCCGCCGTGTGCCCGACGCTGCGGACGTCTTTCTGGCCGTCGAGGTTGCCAGCACGTCGCTGGCGAACGACCGCCGCCGAAAGTTGCCGTTGTATGCCCGCCACGGTGTGCCTGAGGTCTGGCTCGTCAGCCTGCCGGAGCAGCGCCTCGAGGTGCACCGCGACCCGCACGGTCGCCGGTATCGCGATATCACCGTTCTCAAGGCGGGCGATGTGGCTGCTCCGCTTTGTGCGCCTGACATCGAAGTGGACGTTGCCGAGTTGCTGTGA
- a CDS encoding phage holin family protein — translation MKLIIRIAATAVAIWVADRYINGIDVALSGQSPWLVYAVLALILGLVNTFIKPIITLFTLPITFLTLGLFLLVINAGMLLLASKLAQWAGYGFTVDGFIPAVLGSVVISLVGGVLYGLLNGSDKGSRRR, via the coding sequence ATGAAGCTCATCATCCGGATCGCCGCCACCGCCGTCGCCATCTGGGTGGCCGACCGCTACATCAACGGGATCGACGTCGCGCTGTCCGGCCAATCGCCGTGGCTCGTCTACGCGGTCCTGGCGCTCATCCTCGGCCTCGTCAACACGTTCATCAAGCCCATCATCACGCTGTTCACGCTGCCGATCACGTTCCTCACGCTCGGCTTGTTCCTGCTCGTGATCAACGCCGGCATGCTCCTGCTCGCCAGCAAGCTCGCCCAGTGGGCCGGCTACGGCTTCACGGTCGACGGGTTCATCCCGGCGGTGCTCGGTAGCGTGGTGATCAGCTTGGTCGGCGGGGTGTTGTACGGGCTGCTGAACGGGAGCGACAAGGGCAGCCGGCGGCGGTGA